One window from the genome of Thermococcus siculi encodes:
- a CDS encoding 6-hydroxymethylpterin diphosphokinase MptE-like protein produces the protein MNWEEWKPFYLRIVRGMGYSIEEDRKAAQILRALLLEGDDYILREELAAVVGRKAYVFGAGPSLEKALGEFDFSDGTLIAADGATSALLENGFVPDIIVTDLDGRISDLKIANDRGSFMVAHAHGDNIDKLTVYVPLFSRILGTTQTEPLDIVYNFGGFTDGDRAAFLAEELGAREIVLIGFDFGETVGRWSKPGLTAHSPIWESKRKKFKFAEELLEWLEKNGRARVEYLRPDP, from the coding sequence ATGAACTGGGAAGAGTGGAAGCCCTTCTACCTCCGCATAGTCCGCGGGATGGGGTACTCCATCGAGGAGGACAGAAAGGCAGCTCAAATCCTCCGCGCGCTCCTCCTCGAGGGGGACGACTACATCCTCCGGGAAGAGCTGGCCGCGGTGGTTGGTAGAAAGGCCTACGTCTTCGGGGCAGGTCCGAGCCTCGAAAAGGCTTTGGGGGAGTTCGACTTCTCGGACGGAACGCTCATAGCGGCCGATGGAGCCACATCGGCCCTGCTTGAGAACGGCTTCGTTCCCGACATCATCGTGACGGACCTTGATGGGAGGATTTCCGACCTGAAAATAGCCAACGACCGCGGTTCCTTTATGGTTGCCCATGCCCACGGGGACAACATCGATAAATTGACCGTTTACGTGCCGCTCTTCTCAAGGATCCTCGGCACAACTCAGACAGAACCTCTCGACATAGTCTACAACTTCGGTGGCTTTACCGATGGGGACAGGGCCGCTTTCCTCGCGGAGGAGCTTGGGGCGCGGGAGATAGTCCTGATCGGCTTCGACTTCGGTGAAACCGTCGGCAGGTGGAGCAAGCCCGGCCTTACGGCGCACTCCCCAATCTGGGAGAGCAAGAGAAAGAAGTTCAAATTTGCCGAAGAGCTGCTGGAATGGCTCGAAAAGAATGGAAGGGCGAGGGTTGAATACCTCAGACCAGATCCCTGA
- a CDS encoding DUF5615 family PIN-like protein has protein sequence MRFIADMMLGRLARWLRLYGYDTLYGVEDDDEILRIARDEGRVILTRDATLSERARRLGLEVILLGSNSFEEQIEELKSFGVEFRELFPANARCPKCNGPIKPVSKEEIRNKVPESVYRKYDEFYVCENCGQIYWPGRQWEEMLKIDRKLRGEQ, from the coding sequence ATGAGGTTCATCGCTGACATGATGCTCGGCCGCCTCGCGAGATGGCTCCGCCTCTACGGCTACGACACTCTCTACGGGGTGGAGGATGACGACGAGATACTCAGGATAGCCCGGGATGAGGGGAGGGTAATCCTCACCAGGGACGCCACTCTCTCTGAGAGGGCCAGACGGCTCGGCCTTGAAGTTATTCTGCTAGGCTCGAACTCCTTCGAGGAGCAGATCGAAGAGCTTAAGAGCTTTGGGGTCGAGTTCAGGGAGCTTTTTCCAGCCAACGCCCGCTGTCCCAAGTGCAACGGCCCAATTAAGCCTGTTTCGAAGGAGGAGATCAGAAACAAAGTTCCGGAGAGTGTTTATAGGAAGTACGACGAGTTCTACGTCTGCGAGAACTGTGGTCAGATTTATTGGCCGGGCAGGCAGTGGGAGGAGATGCTGAAAATAGACAGGAAGCTGAGGGGGGAACAATGA
- a CDS encoding MBL fold metallo-hydrolase — translation MLVYFIGTGGSEGIPAHLCTCSTCNEARKFGFAQRRPSTLAVITENRKAVLFDVGTDIRDLLNVPLEAIFLTHWHHDHIYGLYKLRWMALETPLYAPEGHADALILREPKNLRPKVVKPGQTLRIETLRITPIRLNHQVETLGYLIEEDGKSVALLYDTKGLPEETRKFLERKAPLRLAIVDATYPPGTNDPYHNNVDEAAEMGLSLAERTVLSHISHKNLPFLELTEYVRKRWGTKVLVAYDGMVFYV, via the coding sequence ATGCTCGTCTACTTCATCGGCACGGGCGGGAGCGAGGGAATTCCAGCTCATCTGTGCACCTGCTCTACCTGCAATGAGGCGAGAAAGTTCGGCTTCGCTCAGAGACGGCCTTCAACTCTCGCTGTAATCACCGAAAACCGAAAGGCGGTTCTCTTCGACGTTGGGACGGATATAAGGGACCTCCTCAACGTCCCGCTGGAGGCGATTTTCCTCACGCACTGGCACCACGACCACATCTACGGCCTCTACAAGCTCCGCTGGATGGCACTGGAGACTCCGCTCTACGCGCCCGAGGGCCACGCAGACGCCCTGATTCTAAGGGAACCCAAGAATCTGAGGCCCAAAGTGGTAAAGCCGGGGCAAACGCTGAGGATAGAAACCCTCAGGATAACCCCAATCAGGCTCAACCACCAGGTGGAGACCCTCGGATACCTCATCGAAGAGGATGGGAAAAGCGTTGCCCTTCTCTACGACACGAAGGGCCTTCCAGAGGAGACGAGGAAGTTTTTGGAGAGGAAAGCTCCCCTTAGGCTGGCGATAGTGGACGCAACATATCCGCCGGGAACCAACGACCCATACCACAACAACGTTGATGAGGCCGCCGAGATGGGCCTTTCTCTGGCGGAAAGGACGGTTTTGAGCCACATCTCGCACAAGAACCTGCCTTTCCTTGAGCTGACCGAGTACGTGAGGAAGAGGTGGGGAACAAAGGTTCTCGTCGCCTACGATGGAATGGTGTTCTACGTCTAA
- a CDS encoding nitroreductase family protein, protein MRVLELARRRKTVRQFLPEKPPKEDILKAIKAAKEAPSGMNAQPWKFVVIDDEWLKGRIRELCEAEEEKFYSKTKGDLMAWLNAKGFKPEKPFLSEAPYLILVFGHTKAPYWLHSTWIAVGYLLLALEELGLGTVTYTPPNPRPVEELLKAPPEYKLQTILPVGYPADPKPKYERKKLEDVVSFNGF, encoded by the coding sequence ATGCGCGTTCTCGAACTGGCCAGAAGACGGAAGACCGTGAGGCAGTTCCTTCCGGAGAAGCCGCCGAAGGAGGACATCCTGAAGGCGATAAAGGCCGCGAAGGAGGCCCCCTCCGGGATGAACGCCCAGCCCTGGAAGTTCGTGGTAATCGACGACGAGTGGCTGAAGGGCAGGATAAGGGAGCTGTGCGAGGCGGAGGAGGAGAAGTTCTACTCAAAGACCAAGGGCGACCTGATGGCCTGGCTGAACGCGAAGGGGTTCAAGCCCGAGAAGCCCTTCCTCAGCGAGGCACCTTATCTAATCCTCGTCTTCGGCCACACCAAAGCCCCTTACTGGCTCCACTCGACCTGGATAGCGGTCGGTTACCTTCTCCTTGCACTCGAAGAGCTTGGCCTCGGGACGGTGACCTACACTCCACCGAATCCCAGGCCGGTCGAGGAACTCCTGAAGGCCCCTCCAGAGTACAAGCTCCAGACCATACTCCCGGTTGGCTATCCTGCCGACCCGAAGCCAAAATACGAGAGGAAGAAACTGGAGGACGTCGTGAGCTTCAACGGCTTCTGA
- a CDS encoding protein-tyrosine phosphatase family protein, with the protein MWPSARFVDDNVAFSRMPTRRELDGIASDFDAVVVLVEEYELPYRLEEWEKRGIEVLHSPIEDFTAPTLNQLLEILEWIERRVGEGKKVLIHCLGGLGRSGTIATAWLMYSKGLRLQEALRRVRSIRPGSVETYEQMEVLKELEKLLRSR; encoded by the coding sequence ATGTGGCCATCGGCGAGGTTCGTCGATGACAACGTGGCCTTCTCCCGGATGCCCACGAGGAGGGAGCTTGACGGGATCGCCTCGGACTTTGATGCCGTAGTGGTTCTCGTTGAGGAGTACGAGCTTCCATATCGGCTGGAAGAATGGGAAAAGCGGGGGATTGAGGTCCTCCACAGCCCGATAGAGGACTTCACGGCACCGACATTGAATCAGCTCCTCGAAATCCTCGAGTGGATTGAAAGACGGGTTGGGGAGGGCAAGAAAGTTCTGATTCACTGCCTTGGCGGCCTCGGGAGGAGCGGGACAATAGCTACCGCCTGGCTGATGTACTCGAAGGGTTTAAGGCTCCAGGAGGCTCTTAGAAGGGTTCGTTCGATCCGGCCTGGGTCCGTTGAGACCTACGAGCAGATGGAGGTTCTAAAAGAACTGGAGAAACTCCTCAGAAGCCGTTGA
- the metG gene encoding methionine--tRNA ligase subunit beta: MELYDVNEFWKFDMRVGLVKRAERMKRTRKLIKLEVDFGSEDRTIVSGLADQYSPEDFEGRKFIFVLNLKPKKLSGVESRGMLIVAETEDEKVYLLPVPDEVPVGTRVW; encoded by the coding sequence GTGGAACTCTACGACGTTAACGAGTTCTGGAAGTTTGACATGCGCGTCGGCCTCGTGAAGAGGGCCGAAAGAATGAAGAGGACACGGAAGCTCATAAAGCTCGAAGTCGACTTCGGGAGCGAGGATAGGACGATAGTCAGCGGCCTGGCCGATCAGTATTCGCCGGAAGATTTTGAGGGGAGGAAGTTCATCTTCGTCCTCAACCTCAAGCCCAAGAAGCTCTCTGGCGTTGAGAGCAGGGGGATGCTAATCGTTGCCGAGACCGAGGATGAGAAGGTCTACCTCCTTCCGGTTCCCGACGAGGTTCCAGTTGGGACGAGGGTGTGGTGA
- a CDS encoding carbon-nitrogen hydrolase family protein, translating into MKVALIPMRVEDGNFEANWAEFRRRFEEAMNYSPDFVVFPEYCLTGFREWNFSGATLYDEITARVSELARENNVYVVFGLLEPYKNCTYNSALLIGRDGEVLLKHRKFQEPYKFCTGNTVRTAKTEFGKVAIIICGDLYNKRIAKWVRRKKPDFLFVPMEYSPDYGELNGEDIEAMSERVKLLGARTFVVNSFPPGGAWVFDENGNLLASTKGEETLLWDGQP; encoded by the coding sequence ATGAAAGTTGCCCTAATCCCGATGCGCGTTGAGGACGGGAACTTCGAGGCCAACTGGGCCGAGTTCAGGCGGAGGTTCGAGGAAGCGATGAACTACAGCCCCGACTTCGTGGTCTTCCCGGAGTACTGCCTCACCGGCTTTAGGGAGTGGAACTTCAGCGGGGCTACGCTCTACGACGAAATAACAGCAAGGGTGAGCGAACTCGCGCGTGAAAATAACGTCTACGTCGTCTTCGGCCTCCTTGAGCCTTATAAAAACTGCACCTACAACTCCGCACTGTTGATTGGAAGGGACGGTGAGGTTCTCCTCAAACACCGCAAGTTCCAGGAGCCTTACAAGTTCTGCACGGGCAACACAGTGAGAACGGCAAAAACCGAGTTCGGAAAGGTTGCGATAATCATCTGCGGCGACCTCTACAACAAGCGCATAGCAAAGTGGGTGAGGCGGAAGAAGCCCGACTTTCTCTTCGTGCCGATGGAGTATTCGCCCGACTACGGAGAGCTAAACGGGGAAGACATCGAGGCGATGTCCGAGCGAGTTAAACTCCTCGGAGCTAGAACGTTCGTTGTGAACAGCTTTCCGCCTGGAGGCGCCTGGGTCTTTGATGAGAATGGAAACTTATTGGCCAGCACGAAGGGGGAGGAAACCCTCCTCTGGGATGGGCAACCCTAA
- a CDS encoding GNAT family N-acetyltransferase, whose amino-acid sequence MRPIILKGEKVSLGVLLKKDLSRSWEWFNERSTARALFNSAYFTLPEEEEEFYEEMKKNKEKMPAFAVVENGSEKLVGVAGFNWVNYQPRWGEIFYYINPEKRGKGYGTEVVALLMDYAFNHLNLNKVWAKVHADNKASIRVLEKNGFILAGRLRNHVWSDGRYVDELIYELLRRA is encoded by the coding sequence ATGAGACCTATAATCCTGAAAGGTGAAAAGGTCTCTCTTGGAGTCCTCCTCAAGAAAGACCTCAGCAGGAGCTGGGAGTGGTTCAACGAGCGGAGCACCGCGAGGGCGCTCTTCAATTCCGCCTACTTTACCCTTCCGGAGGAAGAGGAGGAGTTCTATGAGGAAATGAAGAAGAACAAGGAGAAAATGCCCGCTTTTGCTGTGGTTGAAAACGGGAGTGAAAAACTCGTTGGGGTGGCGGGCTTCAACTGGGTGAACTATCAGCCGAGGTGGGGCGAGATATTCTACTACATAAACCCAGAAAAGCGCGGTAAGGGCTATGGAACAGAGGTTGTGGCCCTTTTGATGGACTACGCTTTCAACCACCTCAATCTCAACAAGGTCTGGGCAAAGGTTCACGCCGACAACAAGGCTTCGATAAGGGTCCTCGAAAAGAACGGGTTCATTCTGGCTGGAAGACTTAGGAACCACGTCTGGAGCGACGGGAGGTATGTTGACGAACTGATTTACGAACTTTTAAGACGAGCATAA
- a CDS encoding Fic family protein, whose protein sequence is MPDEELAREVQELRKALEELRESFAVVSQMAQAYLRLINTYAQYGGLSIDVIVPEIRDDPIAREIVKVLFDLKRANVSQITRELKGRRGKASRNTVRAKLTELRELGIVVEIPGDRGKFYALSKQVVKKWLEMIGMPIRLDQTKDY, encoded by the coding sequence ATGCCCGATGAGGAGCTGGCCAGGGAAGTCCAAGAACTCAGAAAAGCCCTGGAAGAACTCAGGGAGAGCTTCGCTGTGGTTTCTCAGATGGCGCAGGCTTACCTGAGGCTCATCAACACCTACGCCCAGTACGGCGGGCTGAGCATAGACGTCATCGTACCCGAGATAAGGGACGATCCGATAGCGAGGGAGATTGTGAAGGTTCTCTTTGACCTGAAGAGGGCCAACGTGAGCCAGATAACGCGGGAACTCAAGGGAAGGCGCGGAAAAGCCTCGCGAAACACGGTGAGGGCGAAGCTGACGGAGCTTAGGGAGCTCGGGATCGTAGTTGAGATTCCTGGCGATAGGGGAAAATTCTACGCCCTCTCCAAGCAGGTGGTCAAAAAGTGGCTCGAAATGATCGGAATGCCGATTAGGCTTGACCAGACTAAGGATTATTGA